A section of the Methanosarcina mazei S-6 genome encodes:
- the budA gene encoding acetolactate decarboxylase, translating to MNIKYFLIFLILLAVTSFTLFSGCTGFAGNTPETSGKNSNVESIENLVPDISNNASDVLYQVSTIDALLLGVYDGVLPVSDLKTHGDFGIGTFDGLEGEMLALDGNYYQIKTDGIAYPVSGEITTPFATVTYFEADETFRLEKSANLSELEDFLDLNLPSENLFYAVKVDGNFSYVKARSVPRQEKPYLQLADAVSSQSVFEFENVSGTLVGFRTPEYVKGVNVPGYHLHFITENRSAGGHVLDLEMEKGDAALDITSIFLMELPASGDFYNAELGQNLQEDLEKVEK from the coding sequence ATCTTTTTAATCCTTTTAGCAGTTACTTCATTTACTTTATTTTCAGGCTGCACAGGTTTTGCTGGCAACACTCCTGAGACCTCTGGCAAAAATAGCAACGTCGAAAGCATTGAGAACTTAGTTCCGGATATCAGCAATAATGCCTCTGACGTACTCTATCAGGTCTCAACAATTGATGCCCTGCTTCTGGGAGTCTATGATGGGGTTCTGCCTGTTTCTGATCTTAAAACTCATGGGGACTTTGGTATAGGGACTTTTGATGGGCTCGAAGGGGAAATGCTCGCTCTTGATGGCAATTACTATCAAATAAAAACAGATGGTATTGCTTATCCTGTTTCCGGGGAAATAACAACTCCTTTTGCCACTGTCACCTATTTTGAAGCTGATGAAACTTTTAGGCTTGAGAAATCTGCAAACCTTTCCGAGCTCGAAGATTTTCTTGACCTTAATCTGCCTTCGGAAAATCTTTTTTATGCTGTAAAGGTTGACGGAAATTTCTCTTACGTAAAAGCACGGAGTGTACCCCGGCAGGAGAAGCCTTATCTTCAACTGGCAGATGCAGTATCTTCCCAGTCCGTCTTTGAATTTGAAAACGTAAGTGGTACACTGGTAGGATTCCGAACTCCCGAATACGTAAAGGGCGTAAATGTACCGGGATATCACCTTCACTTTATCACAGAGAACAGAAGCGCAGGCGGGCACGTTCTTGACCTTGAAATGGAAAAAGGAGATGCTGCACTTGATATCACCAGTATATTCTTAATGGAGCTTCCTGCTAGCGGAGACTTCTATAATGCGGAACTTGGCCAGAACCTTCAGGAAGATCTGGAAAAAGTTGAAAAGTAA